A genomic stretch from Burkholderia pyrrocinia includes:
- the dcm gene encoding DNA (cytosine-5-)-methyltransferase — translation MTYAQPLELLKQARTRYTQREIAEYIGKDAKTVRRWEKGETPCPAMLEHALRDMLQQPIQGTTGSEDNSFRFIDLFAGIGGIRLGFESHGGECVFTSEWNDFSKKTYIENFGENHPFIGDIVPFSAEDVPAHDVLLGGFPCQPFSIAGVSKKNSLGRPHGFECTTQGTLFFDVARIIAAKRPKAFLLENVKNLLSHDKGNTFDVILQTLRDELKYDVHYRIIDGQHFTPQHRERIIIVGFREKTDFSWDDLKLPTEGPRLSSILHKTDGSEPVLPWDGDRFFDHERQAVQSKYTLTPKLWEYLQAYAEKHRAAGNGFGFGLAYPDSVTRTLSARYHKDGSEILVWQGKNKRPRRLTPRECARLMGFPDAFRIPVSDTQAYRQYGNSVVMPVMREVARIMVPHIRSIIEQDRTGITQPSLFS, via the coding sequence ATGACATACGCCCAACCTCTCGAACTGCTTAAGCAGGCACGCACCAGATACACGCAACGCGAAATTGCCGAGTACATTGGCAAGGACGCCAAGACCGTAAGACGTTGGGAAAAGGGCGAGACGCCGTGCCCCGCCATGCTGGAACATGCGCTGCGCGACATGCTGCAACAGCCAATTCAGGGAACAACTGGGAGCGAGGATAACAGTTTTCGATTCATCGATCTGTTTGCAGGTATTGGCGGCATTCGTCTTGGCTTTGAGTCTCACGGCGGCGAATGTGTTTTTACAAGTGAGTGGAACGATTTCTCGAAGAAAACATATATCGAGAATTTTGGCGAAAATCATCCCTTTATCGGCGACATCGTCCCATTCTCTGCTGAAGACGTACCTGCTCACGATGTGCTGCTTGGCGGATTTCCGTGTCAGCCATTTAGTATCGCTGGAGTGAGTAAAAAAAATTCGCTTGGACGGCCGCATGGATTTGAATGCACGACGCAAGGAACCCTTTTCTTTGATGTGGCTCGAATTATTGCCGCAAAGCGGCCAAAGGCGTTTTTGCTGGAAAATGTAAAAAATCTGCTGTCTCATGATAAAGGAAATACGTTCGACGTTATCCTTCAGACGCTGCGGGATGAGCTTAAATACGATGTGCATTATCGTATTATTGACGGTCAGCATTTCACTCCTCAGCATCGAGAGCGAATTATTATTGTTGGTTTCCGTGAGAAAACTGATTTTTCATGGGATGACTTGAAGTTGCCTACTGAGGGGCCGCGACTTAGCTCTATTTTGCATAAGACTGATGGTAGCGAACCTGTCTTGCCATGGGACGGTGATCGCTTTTTCGATCACGAAAGGCAGGCCGTGCAGTCCAAATATACACTAACACCTAAGCTTTGGGAGTATCTGCAGGCCTATGCGGAAAAGCATCGCGCTGCAGGCAATGGTTTTGGTTTCGGTCTTGCGTATCCAGACAGCGTTACGCGTACGCTGTCGGCTCGCTATCACAAAGACGGTTCAGAAATACTTGTTTGGCAAGGGAAAAATAAACGTCCACGTCGTCTAACCCCGCGAGAATGCGCTCGCTTAATGGGATTCCCTGATGCATTTAGAATTCCTGTAAGCGATACGCAGGCGTATCGCCAGTACGGAAATAGTGTGGTTATGCCAGTCATGCGGGAAGTTGCCAGAATCATGGTTCCACATATCCGATCGATAATCGAACAAGATCGTACAGGCATCACACAGCCTTCTCTTTTTAGTTGA